A stretch of the Salminus brasiliensis chromosome 23, fSalBra1.hap2, whole genome shotgun sequence genome encodes the following:
- the armc6 gene encoding armadillo repeat-containing protein 6 isoform X1, with the protein MVLPPVLISRGIWHLGMSGDSHPTTFNTLTSLTLLSPNTEMALVKHAPLIRSLLFCRPTADMAKRRITQETFDAVVRENIDEFEMDESEALREAIEQFESQGVDLSNIVKAVPNASSEETTEDQTHEVLQAVQSLRSALESSSTSMVADLKLFTEQCILGFAQRYLAAQKEAYPTILSCCQHAGEDKQLLSAALAALSALTDGQPDLLDAEGQGFLIGTLRTHQEDPALTCLAVRTVRHCCLKHEQNRQDLVKAGVLTLLASTIRNHVERPEVVKEACITLRVMTFDDDVRVPFGHAHEHAKMIVLEQNGLKVIVEAAKAHPENMSVLSELCATLSRLAVRNEFCQDIVDLGGLKFMMTLLANSLDCQDLVKQVLSALRAIAGNDDVKDAIVNAGGTELIVMAINRHMGNAQVCEQGCAALCVLALRKPHNCKVIMESGGALAALQAMKTHPAEVSVQKQSCMLLRNLVARTRDFSQSILDMGAEALIGQALASHRDCGDVGRAALRDLGCQVELRELWTGNKGSLTN; encoded by the exons atggtccTCCCTCCAGTACTTATATCCAGAGGAATTTGGCATTTGGGGATGAGTGGTGATAGTCATCCAACAACGTTCAAcactctgacctcactaacactgttgtCACCGAATACAGAGATGGCACTGGTTAAACATGCACCCCTAATAAGATCTTTGTTGTTCTGCAGACCCACTGCAGACATGGCCAAACGCAGGATTACTCAGGAGACGTTTGACGCCGTGGTTAGGGAGAACATCGACGAGTTTGAGATGGATGAAAGTGAAGCTCTGAGAGAAGCTATCGAACAGTTTGAGTCTCAGG GTGTGGACCTCAGTAACATTGTGAAGGCCGTACCGAATGCATCTTCTGAAGAGACCACAGAGGATCAGACTCATGAAGTTCTTCAG GCTGTTCAGTCTCTCAGAAGCGCGCTAGAGTCCTCTTCCACATCCATGGTGGCCGATCTGAAGCTCTTCACGGAGCAGTGCATCCTTGGTTTCGCTCAGCGTTACCTGGCAGCACAGAAGGAGGCCTATCCCACAATTCTGTCCTGCTGCCAGCATGCTGGCGAGGACAAACAATTGCTCTCTGCTGCTCTAGCTGCTCTCTCTGCCCTCACAGACGGGCAGCCGGACCTTCTGGACGCCGAGGGCCAGGGTTTTTTGATTGGCACCTTACGCACGCACCAGGAGGACCCGGCCCTTACCTGCCTGGCTGTCCGGACGGTGCGCCACTGCTGTCTGAAGCACGAGCAGAACAGGCAGGACCTGGTGAAGGCTGGTGTTCTAACATTGCTCGCCAGCACCATCAGGAACCATGTGGAGCGACCCGAGGTGGTCAAGGAGGCTTGTATCACTCTCAGGGTCATGACTTTTGACGACGATGTGCGCGTTCCTTTCGGCCATGCGCACGAACATGCCAAAATGATCGTATTGGAGCAGAACGGGTTGAAGGTCATTGTGGAAGCTGCTAAAG CACACCCCGAGAACATGTCTGTCCTCAGTGAGCTGTGTGCCACTCTGTCCCGCCTTGCCGTGAGGAACGAGTTCTGCCAGGACATTGTGGACCTCGGAGGGCTGAAGTTTATGATGACGCTGCTGGCGAACAGCTTGGACTGTCAG GACCTTGTAAAGCAGGTGCTAAGTGCATTGCGGGCAATTGCAGGAAACGATGATGTGAAGGATGCCATTGTGAACGCGGGCGGGACTGAACTTATAGTCATGGCGATAAATCGTCACATGGGGAATGCACAG GTGTGTGAACAGGGCTGCGCTGCTCTGTGCGTGCTTGCTCTGCGGAAGCCCCACAACTGCAAAGTCATCATGGAGAGTGGAGGGGCACTGGCTGCCCTACAGGCCATGAAGACCCATCCGGCTGAAGTCAGTGTCCAG AAACAGTCCTGCATGCTGTTGAGGAACCTGGTCGCCCGCACCCGTGACTTCAGCCAGTCCATACTTGACATGGGAGCGGAAGCTCTAATTGGTCAGGCCC
- the armc6 gene encoding armadillo repeat-containing protein 6 isoform X2, whose protein sequence is MAKRRITQETFDAVVRENIDEFEMDESEALREAIEQFESQGVDLSNIVKAVPNASSEETTEDQTHEVLQAVQSLRSALESSSTSMVADLKLFTEQCILGFAQRYLAAQKEAYPTILSCCQHAGEDKQLLSAALAALSALTDGQPDLLDAEGQGFLIGTLRTHQEDPALTCLAVRTVRHCCLKHEQNRQDLVKAGVLTLLASTIRNHVERPEVVKEACITLRVMTFDDDVRVPFGHAHEHAKMIVLEQNGLKVIVEAAKAHPENMSVLSELCATLSRLAVRNEFCQDIVDLGGLKFMMTLLANSLDCQDLVKQVLSALRAIAGNDDVKDAIVNAGGTELIVMAINRHMGNAQVCEQGCAALCVLALRKPHNCKVIMESGGALAALQAMKTHPAEVSVQKQSCMLLRNLVARTRDFSQSILDMGAEALIGQALASHRDCGDVGRAALRDLGCQVELRELWTGNKGSLTN, encoded by the exons ATGGCCAAACGCAGGATTACTCAGGAGACGTTTGACGCCGTGGTTAGGGAGAACATCGACGAGTTTGAGATGGATGAAAGTGAAGCTCTGAGAGAAGCTATCGAACAGTTTGAGTCTCAGG GTGTGGACCTCAGTAACATTGTGAAGGCCGTACCGAATGCATCTTCTGAAGAGACCACAGAGGATCAGACTCATGAAGTTCTTCAG GCTGTTCAGTCTCTCAGAAGCGCGCTAGAGTCCTCTTCCACATCCATGGTGGCCGATCTGAAGCTCTTCACGGAGCAGTGCATCCTTGGTTTCGCTCAGCGTTACCTGGCAGCACAGAAGGAGGCCTATCCCACAATTCTGTCCTGCTGCCAGCATGCTGGCGAGGACAAACAATTGCTCTCTGCTGCTCTAGCTGCTCTCTCTGCCCTCACAGACGGGCAGCCGGACCTTCTGGACGCCGAGGGCCAGGGTTTTTTGATTGGCACCTTACGCACGCACCAGGAGGACCCGGCCCTTACCTGCCTGGCTGTCCGGACGGTGCGCCACTGCTGTCTGAAGCACGAGCAGAACAGGCAGGACCTGGTGAAGGCTGGTGTTCTAACATTGCTCGCCAGCACCATCAGGAACCATGTGGAGCGACCCGAGGTGGTCAAGGAGGCTTGTATCACTCTCAGGGTCATGACTTTTGACGACGATGTGCGCGTTCCTTTCGGCCATGCGCACGAACATGCCAAAATGATCGTATTGGAGCAGAACGGGTTGAAGGTCATTGTGGAAGCTGCTAAAG CACACCCCGAGAACATGTCTGTCCTCAGTGAGCTGTGTGCCACTCTGTCCCGCCTTGCCGTGAGGAACGAGTTCTGCCAGGACATTGTGGACCTCGGAGGGCTGAAGTTTATGATGACGCTGCTGGCGAACAGCTTGGACTGTCAG GACCTTGTAAAGCAGGTGCTAAGTGCATTGCGGGCAATTGCAGGAAACGATGATGTGAAGGATGCCATTGTGAACGCGGGCGGGACTGAACTTATAGTCATGGCGATAAATCGTCACATGGGGAATGCACAG GTGTGTGAACAGGGCTGCGCTGCTCTGTGCGTGCTTGCTCTGCGGAAGCCCCACAACTGCAAAGTCATCATGGAGAGTGGAGGGGCACTGGCTGCCCTACAGGCCATGAAGACCCATCCGGCTGAAGTCAGTGTCCAG AAACAGTCCTGCATGCTGTTGAGGAACCTGGTCGCCCGCACCCGTGACTTCAGCCAGTCCATACTTGACATGGGAGCGGAAGCTCTAATTGGTCAGGCCC